CTCTTTTATAAAATGCAGTTTTATATCAATGTTTACGAATTTTGGTTTATTAAGAAAAGTGTATGACACTATTGTCATAACAACAAAATCTGACAACCTAGTCTTACACtcttaattattcaatttagttgcgACTTTTGTGACTACTTCAATCAAGTTAATGTAACAAGTAGTGCTtaataaatgcatttttttaaaatattatttgattcatATGACTACATAAATAAACGTACATAATTATACTATTATACTATTACTTGGATTATATGGATTGGCTAGATTTTTATGTAATGAAATTGATGGTGTTTGACTtagttaaatatgattaatgGGAATGGTGGCAATCTGGGTGATAATTGGTTTAATTGAGATTTGTGGTGAGTATTGAAAAGTGAAAccattgataaataataatattcttaaGACAcattatttaactaattaaattctaataaatgAGAATTTTCCCATCAAAGAATTTTgactttttaaaaattcaatttttacacTTATCTTATTTGCTACGGATTTTATAAACTTCATtatgacatgtggatagtataataattatgatacaaatttataataggCAGTGcaaaataaatgattattttaaatatgaggCACGTCTTTTTGGTACATTATTTAGTGTAGAAGACTGCGAGCAACAGAGGAAAAGCGATGCCAACTTCTATCATGGTATTTATGTTCGTCTCCGTCTGAGTATAGTGAAACTTTGAGACTAACTCAGTTTTTTGGTTGGGTTGGGTTCCGCCATTTTTTATGGTTTCAGCTCAGCAAAGCCTCGCATCCTAGAAAATGGAGGCTACTTTActctttctctcctttctcaCGTTTCTACTCTCATTCCCACTCTACTCACCTTTTTCTTCTGCTCAGATTATGCAAGGTATCTTTCTTACTTCATTTTGCTCTCTCATTGCCTTTTTTACTTCATAACCTTTATATACGATGCAAATGATGTCCTGTTTTACTActtatctttgttttttgttcccTGCCACCACTTTTCCGCTTCTTGATGTTTCTGCCTTTTCTTCTCGTTTCTGTGTTGTGCCCTATGCTGCTCTTTAGCGGTTTTTCTTgtcattatttttctataaaaaaataatgtctttTCGGTTTGTTCTTCAAATCCGGGTAGCAAAATTGCCATCTTGTTTTAGAGagagattttttattattgaagctTTTGTGAAGTGCTTACACAAACAATAAaatggattgaaaaaaaaaaaaagctaagaTCTAAGCCTAAGGGATTTTGATTCATATCGGTTCAGTTGGACATGAGATCGGTTCAGATTAAGGTTTATGATGGTTTAATGAATTCTTTATCCTGTTGTTTTTTCAAGCTTCTTCTAAGGTTTTGTTgttcagaattttttttttttttttagtttgaactTTTAATtgctttgatatttatttttacttgcaACTAATCTCTTGGATTTTCAGCAAAGTGTCTTCTATCctatttgttttgttaattcAATTAGTGTGTCAAGAGTTTGGAATTAATCTAGGTTGTAATGAATAACAAAAACATGTCATCTTAAGCAGGGTTTGTAAGTTTGGACTGTGGAGGTACAACAGAATTCACTGATGAAATTGGTCTTCAGTGGACTCCTGATAATAAGCTTACTTATGGACAAACAAGTATTATATCAGTTGCAAATGAGACACGGAAGCAATACACGACACTTAGACACTTTCCTGCTGATTCAAGGAAATACTGTTACACACTTGATGTTGTGAGTAGGACGAGGTATCTGCTCAGGGCCTCTTTCTTGTATGGGAACTTTGACAATAATAATGTTTATCCAAAATTTGACATTTCTGTTGGGGCTACACACTGGTCTACCATTGTTATATCGGATGCCAACAGCATAGAAATGCGAGAGCTTATATTTCTGGCTTCAAGTCCTACAGTGAGTGTTTGTTTATCAAATGCAACAACCGGACAACCATTCATCTCTACCCTTGAACTTCGCCAATTCAATGGTTCAGTTTATTATACACAATTTGAGGAACACTTTTACCTTAGTGTCTCTGCAAGGATAAATTTTGGTGCAGAGAATGATGCTCCAATTAGGTACCTTAAGCCATTCTACATGTTACTTCATAATATGTTCTGGTACAAGTTAATATTTGTAATGAATCTTTTGGTAAGTGTGTGAGAGTTTTGCATGATCAATTAACGAACCATGTTGTTCCAACTACttggaaaaatttaaatacacgAGCTTGCATATTAATTTCCATATTTACTAGGTAAAATCTTAGCTATCAATTGACTGGAATTGTCTTCAACTCTTCACgacaaaaagttattttattgattccTTCTCTAACTATGTACTTTATTAGATTTGTAGTGGCTAtcttattttgtgttttttttaaacgGTTTCTgtggtttaataattttataattccgCCATTTCAGGTATCCTGATGACCCTTTTGATAGAATTTGGGAGTCGGATTCTGTAAAGAAAGCAAATTATCTTGTTGATGTAGCTGCTGGAACCGAAAAAATTTCTACAGAAGCACCAATTGATGTTAACAGAGATGAAATGCCACCGGTGAAAGTGATGCAGACAGCTGTAGTGGGTACTAATGGATCTCTAACTTACCGATTAAACTTGGATGGTTTTCCTGGTACTGGTTGGGCATTCACCTATTTTGCAGAGATTGAAGATCTGGGTCCCAATGAGTCCAGAAAATTCAGGCTAGTACTTCCAGGCCAGCCTGATGTTAGTAAGGCAGTTgtaaatattgaagaaaacgCTCAAGGGAAATATCGTCTTTATGAACCGGGATTTACCAATATATCCCTACCTTTTGTGCTCTCTTTTAGATTTGGCAAGACATATGATTCCTCTAGGGGACCTCTCCTAAACGCCATGGAGATAAACATGTATTTGGAGAAAAATGATGGTTCTCTAGATGGTTAGTTCCTTAATAAGAGGCTACCTTACTAAATGATGTGTTTCGTTACTAACCTACAACTGTATCAAGTGATCCTTTGATAAGCATGCCTGTTGTGATGCAAGTGCTATTAGTTAGGTCTTGTTTATAGCATaagaaaattgtaatatatgTACTGTGTGGATTGAATGATTTGCAGGAGCAACTATCTCCAGCGTACTTTCGCACTACTCTGAAGCAGACTGGGCCAAAGAAGGTGGTGATCCATGTCTACCTGTTCCATGGTCATGGGTTCGATGTAACTCTGATCCACAACCAAGAATAGTCTCAATGTAAAGGTTAatctttttatggttttaatttgGCCTGTGGATTCTCTCTTCtgcaaaaataaaagtgaaagaaaaagtgCAGTTTGCTTCGCAAAAAGAATGTTGTTATATATCTTTTGAGACTTAAAATAGAAGTATAATTGATCTTGTaatagtaacttttttttttggttgtgGTGACAGCTTGTTATCCAATAGAAACTTGACTGGCAATATTCCTTTGGATATCACCAAATTGGTTGGTTTGGTTGAACTGTAAGTTTCATCttaatttctaatatttctGGACTGGGTTGTTGATGTCTCGTGTTTGGTGCGTTAAACTTGTATTGTGGTATTGATGTGATTTATTCTCGGATGCAGATGGCTTGATGGAAATATGTTGACTGGTCCATTACCTGATTTTATTGGGTGCTTGGACTTAAAGATCATGTAACCATTGCTATCTTCCTTCCTTCTGTCATGTTATGTAGTAGTTAGCTAACtgaaacctttttcttttgcagtcATCTAGAAAACAATCAATTGACCGGTGTGCTCCCAACTTCTTTAGTGAACCTTCCAAACTTGAGGGAACTGTAAGCTCTCTAGACTTAAGATACTCTGATAAATCTAATTATGATCTTGAATAAAATACATATCTCCACTAAAAACGAGTATCATTTTGTTGATGAACATACAGACTAAGTCACGTTAAGTTATTAtgctttgtttatttgttttattgagTTTTTGATGAAATTCAAGTAATGCTTATGATATTTGCAGGTATGTGCAAAATAACTTGTTATCTGGAACAATACCATCAGATCTTCTTAGTAAGGATTTGGTTTTGAAGTGAgtataattttaactttctaAATAAGAGCACTCAGTATTGATGGCAGTTTAAATCTTATTGAATAATAGATGAATTTTCCTAtccatttaattattttcttttatttgtttacctGTATGTGGTTTGTCTAATGTGTTAATATCTTTCACAACATTAAATGACCTTGGCTGCTTTTATAACCAGAAAAAGTAACAATCTAGGTTTGATCAATTAAGAGACTATTCAGGAGAAAAACCTAATCGAgtgcttttttaatttttattaatttgttgttttacACTATTGATTACTTCTGATATGTAAATTTGTTATAATACCCACATGCACTTTCTTAACCAACTTgttttctctttcatatttACCGTTGTCCCTTTCTTtagatatttttcattcaatatgTTGGCTTCTGAATTTCAGCTGGATATCATGTTGCTTTGATTGCTTAGATAAACGGTTTCGAATCTGTCAGCTAATCTTAGTAATATCGAATGCTACATTCTTTTTCAAGTTTAACTTGATATACTTAATTTTTGTATCCTTTTGGAATGCTATTACTTCAGATCTCTAGTTAATAATATGTTTCTGATAGCATAACAAATCTTTTATTCTTGTGttgcaaatattttaattctctcttcatttatatttgataaCCTACTTTTTTCCTGTCATCCTCGTCAGCTACTCTGGAAACCTCAATCttcacaaagaaagcaaaataaagGGGCATATGTACGTAATTATTGGTTCATCAGTTGGGGCTTCTGTTCTACTTTTGGCTACTGTTATTTCTTGCCTGTATATGCGCAAAGGCAAGAGAAAATATTATCAGCAAGGTAGAATCTAAACACAGCGATTTATTGTGTCTGTTTGATCTTTGAGATGATAGATCATGATTTATACATTTACACTTTTCATAGACCGAGCTGATTCTCTCCCTGCTCAAAGGCTGGCTTCTTGGAAGAACGATGATCCTGCAGAAGCTGCTCACTGCTTCAGTTTTTCCGAAATTGAAAATGCTACAAATAACTTCGAGAAAAAAATTGGTGCCGGTGGTTTTGGAGTTGTCTACTATGGGAAGCTAAAAGATGGAAAAGAGATAGCAGTTAAAGTTTTAACCAGTAATTCCTATCAAGGCAAGCGAGAGTTCTCGAATGAGGTAACCTGCATTTAATTAACCTCTATAAGTATTCTAGCATTACTCTGTTACTTATTGTTTTGCTTTCTGTGGCATGGCATTTCATTTTGTGATCTTTTGGTTTTTGCTTTGTATCATGgaagtaaaacatatttatcaacAATTGAAATAATGCATGGACCGACAGAAATTGATGCAGCAATcccttaataaatataaattggtTGTGCTTTAATTAGCGGAAAGGTTTTTCATCTACTTCAGAAGAACTAAATGAATGGATATGCTGATTGCTGCTCATACACTGATGTTCTTGAAgcagtttattttaaaaaaaaaattgaaagaaaaaccaCTACCATTGCATTACTTCTATTACATATAATCTTACCTCTCCAAAGAAAGGGtggagagaaaataaaaattgaatttgtagTCTTCagttttctaataaaattctctattttttgtttgacatcTGAATAAAGGTGGTAACTTATATTCcatattttttccctttttatctATCTTCTTTTCagccttttattttttctaaataaagcattaaatacaaaaaagttGCTACTTTCTTACTAATTCTATCGTAATTGGTATGATGTTTTCCTTTGATCCAGGTAACTCTTCTTTCAAGAATACACCACAGAAATTTGGTACAGCTGCTTGGTTATTGTCGAGATGAAGAGAATAGTATGCTTGTCTATGAGTTCATGCATAATGGCACTCTCAAAGAACATCTTTATGGTAAGCCTGCATGACTTAAATCAAGGAGCAGAAATTCATTTGTTCATTTGTGTCTAATATTTTCTTGTAGGTCCATTAGCCAATGGAAGAAGCATCAATTGGATTAAGCGTCTTGAGATTGCCGAAGATGCTGCCAAAGGTATTGTTAAGCTAGTGCTTTTAGAATATAAAACTACTTTTCCTCTAATTTTTCTGATTGAATGGTCCTTCTCTTATGATCAATCACATGATGCTAAATGTATTATTCTCATGGTTGTTCAGGTATTGAATATCTTCATACGGGTTGTGTTCCTGTCGTTATTCATAGAGACTTAAAAAGCAGCAATATTCTTCTCGACAAGCACATGAAAGCCAAGGTTTCTGATTTCGGTCTTTCAAAACTCGCTGTTGATGGAGTCTCACATGTTTCAAGCATAGTTCGGGGAACAGTAGGATATCTTGATCCTGAGTAAGGCCTTTATCTATTTTAAGTGAATTTGTGTGTTCGagtaaaaactaaatttattgtttcttgATTTTGGCTTGCATGACTAACTTTTTCTTTGACAGGTACTATATTTCCCAACAGCTGACAGACAAGAGTGATGTTTATAGTTTTGGTGTAATTCTCCTTGAACTAATGTCTGGTCAAGAAGCAATATCAAATGAAAGCTTTGGTATAAATTGCCGAAACATAGTCCAATGGGTAGGTTTTTATTTCTATGCATAAATAGAACCTTTGGAGTATAAAGGAACTACCATCCTTTGTAGTTTCTTTTTTCACTCAAATGATCTGTGTAGTATTTAATTTGCAACACTGAAAAAGTAAATCataatatgaacatgcaaaatcTATGTGTGAATTGATGTCAGAATgaattatcaattaaatttccATGTGATGACTAACGATTAATCAACATAATTGAGATTTCAAAGTTTATAATGATATCTAACATAACCTTATTTGAAACCATCGACTAAATTTGGTTGTCTGCATGAAATTTTCACAGGCAAAATTACACATTGAGAGTGGAGATATACAAGGTATTATTGATCCCATGTTGCAGAATGATTATGACCTACAATCAATGTGGAAAATAGCAGAGAAAGCATTGATGTGTGTTCAGCCTCATGGACATATGCGGCCATCAATTTCAGAAGTTCTAAAGGAGATCCAAGATGCCATATCTATTGAAAGACAGGCAGAAGCATTAAGAGAAGGGAACTCAGATGATATGTCCAAAAATTCTTTTCAGTCTTCCTTGAACATGGGTTCTATGGATCTAGTTGGAGCTGAGAGTTACTTGTCAATTGATGAATCAGTTGCACAGCCAACAGCAAGATAGATATCTTTTAGACAaaatcaagtttttcttttgttaattatcgccgtatgattttttttttctctctttcattcAATGTTTGATTGTGGAGAGGGATTGTCCTTATGTGGTTGGTTTAATGATTGGTGCACCCTACCAACCAAATGAACAGTCTTTGTATACTGCAGTTGTTGTGTTTCATAAGTATACTGCAGTTGTTGTGTTTCATAAGTATACGCAGTTGTTGTGTTTCATAAGTATACTGcagttgattttattttccccAATTTGacaatttgaaattgttttattatataaaagtatgtaaaactcgacttttctttttctggacCATGCTATTTGTTACTTTAAAGTAAAACAGAGTGGTTAACAAAAATTGTGCATATGATTTGTGTCAAAGAAACTTTCAAATGGTagttagattaaaatattatcaagtTGTATAATTCTGTCTTGATGTGTCAAAAACAGATCCCTGGCTGAAGGTTATGTCTTGTCTTACTAGAAAATAGTGTTCTGATTAACTAGATTACTGgtttttaaattagataatgatattttaatatagatttttttgaaaatattttgataccatatgttattttttcattgaatttataatatgtcAATACACtaactaataaataatgaaCGA
The sequence above is drawn from the Vigna radiata var. radiata cultivar VC1973A chromosome 3, Vradiata_ver6, whole genome shotgun sequence genome and encodes:
- the LOC106758018 gene encoding probable LRR receptor-like serine/threonine-protein kinase At1g67720 isoform X3, with the translated sequence MPPVKVMQTAVVGTNGSLTYRLNLDGFPGTGWAFTYFAEIEDLGPNESRKFRLVLPGQPDVSKAVVNIEENAQGKYRLYEPGFTNISLPFVLSFRFGKTYDSSRGPLLNAMEINMYLEKNDGSLDGATISSVLSHYSEADWAKEGGDPCLPVPWSWVRCNSDPQPRIVSILLSNRNLTGNIPLDITKLVGLVELWLDGNMLTGPLPDFIGCLDLKIIHLENNQLTGVLPTSLVNLPNLRELYVQNNLLSGTIPSDLLSKDLVLNYSGNLNLHKESKIKGHMYVIIGSSVGASVLLLATVISCLYMRKGKRKYYQQDRADSLPAQRLASWKNDDPAEAAHCFSFSEIENATNNFEKKIGAGGFGVVYYGKLKDGKEIAVKVLTSNSYQGKREFSNEVTLLSRIHHRNLVQLLGYCRDEENSMLVYEFMHNGTLKEHLYGPLANGRSINWIKRLEIAEDAAKGIEYLHTGCVPVVIHRDLKSSNILLDKHMKAKVSDFGLSKLAVDGVSHVSSIVRGTVGYLDPEYYISQQLTDKSDVYSFGVILLELMSGQEAISNESFGINCRNIVQWAKLHIESGDIQGIIDPMLQNDYDLQSMWKIAEKALMCVQPHGHMRPSISEVLKEIQDAISIERQAEALREGNSDDMSKNSFQSSLNMGSMDLVGAESYLSIDESVAQPTAR
- the LOC106758018 gene encoding probable LRR receptor-like serine/threonine-protein kinase At1g67720 isoform X1, translated to MEATLLFLSFLTFLLSFPLYSPFSSAQIMQGFVSLDCGGTTEFTDEIGLQWTPDNKLTYGQTSIISVANETRKQYTTLRHFPADSRKYCYTLDVVSRTRYLLRASFLYGNFDNNNVYPKFDISVGATHWSTIVISDANSIEMRELIFLASSPTVSVCLSNATTGQPFISTLELRQFNGSVYYTQFEEHFYLSVSARINFGAENDAPIRYPDDPFDRIWESDSVKKANYLVDVAAGTEKISTEAPIDVNRDEMPPVKVMQTAVVGTNGSLTYRLNLDGFPGTGWAFTYFAEIEDLGPNESRKFRLVLPGQPDVSKAVVNIEENAQGKYRLYEPGFTNISLPFVLSFRFGKTYDSSRGPLLNAMEINMYLEKNDGSLDGATISSVLSHYSEADWAKEGGDPCLPVPWSWVRCNSDPQPRIVSILLSNRNLTGNIPLDITKLVGLVELWLDGNMLTGPLPDFIGCLDLKIIHLENNQLTGVLPTSLVNLPNLRELYVQNNLLSGTIPSDLLSKDLVLNYSGNLNLHKESKIKGHMYVIIGSSVGASVLLLATVISCLYMRKGKRKYYQQDRADSLPAQRLASWKNDDPAEAAHCFSFSEIENATNNFEKKIGAGGFGVVYYGKLKDGKEIAVKVLTSNSYQGKREFSNEVTLLSRIHHRNLVQLLGYCRDEENSMLVYEFMHNGTLKEHLYGPLANGRSINWIKRLEIAEDAAKGIEYLHTGCVPVVIHRDLKSSNILLDKHMKAKVSDFGLSKLAVDGVSHVSSIVRGTVGYLDPEYYISQQLTDKSDVYSFGVILLELMSGQEAISNESFGINCRNIVQWAKLHIESGDIQGIIDPMLQNDYDLQSMWKIAEKALMCVQPHGHMRPSISEVLKEIQDAISIERQAEALREGNSDDMSKNSFQSSLNMGSMDLVGAESYLSIDESVAQPTAR
- the LOC106758018 gene encoding probable LRR receptor-like serine/threonine-protein kinase At1g67720 isoform X2, with translation MEATLLFLSFLTFLLSFPLYSPFSSAQIMQGFVSLDCGGTTEFTDEIGLQWTPDNKLTYGQTSIISVANETRKQYTTLRHFPADSRKYCYTLDVVSRTRYLLRASFLYGNFDNNNVYPKFDISVGATHWSTIVISDANSIEMRELIFLASSPTVSVCLSNATTGQPFISTLELRQFNGSVYYTQFEEHFYLSVSARINFGAENDAPIRYPDDPFDRIWESDSVKKANYLVDVAAGTEKISTEAPIDVNRDEMPPVKVMQTAVVGTNGSLTYRLNLDGFPGTGWAFTYFAEIEDLGPNESRKFRLVLPGQPDVSKAVVNIEENAQGKYRLYEPGFTNISLPFVLSFRFGKTYDSSRGPLLNAMEINMYLEKNDGSLDGATISSVLSHYSEADWAKEGGDPCLPVPWSWVRCNSDPQPRIVSILLSNRNLTGNIPLDITKLVGLVELWLDGNMLTGPLPDFIGCLDLKIIHLENNQLTGVLPTSLVNLPNLRELYVQNNLLSGTIPSDLLSKDLVLNYSGNLNLHKESKIKGHMYVIIGSSVGASVLLLATVISCLYMRKGKRKYYQQDRADSLPAQRLASWKNDDPAEAAHCFSFSEIENATNNFEKKIGAGGFGVVYYGKLKDGKEIAVKVLTSNSYQGKREFSNEVTLLSRIHHRNLVQLLGYCRDEENSMLVYEFMHNGTLKEHLYANGRSINWIKRLEIAEDAAKGIEYLHTGCVPVVIHRDLKSSNILLDKHMKAKVSDFGLSKLAVDGVSHVSSIVRGTVGYLDPEYYISQQLTDKSDVYSFGVILLELMSGQEAISNESFGINCRNIVQWAKLHIESGDIQGIIDPMLQNDYDLQSMWKIAEKALMCVQPHGHMRPSISEVLKEIQDAISIERQAEALREGNSDDMSKNSFQSSLNMGSMDLVGAESYLSIDESVAQPTAR